The Prunus persica cultivar Lovell chromosome G7, Prunus_persica_NCBIv2, whole genome shotgun sequence genome has a segment encoding these proteins:
- the LOC18771598 gene encoding probable xyloglucan endotransglucosylase/hydrolase protein 32, whose amino-acid sequence MALLLFLLILLVPASNANWPPSPGYWPSSKFRSMSFYKGFRTLWGPQHQSLDQHALTIWLDRTSGSGFKSVRPFRSGYFGTSIKLQTGYTAGVITAFYLSNSEAHPGYHDEVDIEFLGTTFGKPYTLQTNVYIRGSGDGKIIGREMKFHLWFDPTKAFHHYAILWSPKEIIFLVDDVPIRRYPRKSVATFPLRPMWVYGSIWDASSWATEDGKYKADYRYQPFVAKYTNFKAGGCSAYSPAWCRPVSASPFRSGGLTQQQYRVMRWVQTNHLVYDYCKDYKRDHSLTPECWR is encoded by the exons ATGGCTCTCTTGCTCTTCCTCCTAATTCTTTTGGTCCCTGCAAGCAATGCTAATTGGCCACCATCACCTGGCTACTGGCCAAGTTCTAAATTCAGGTCTATGAGCTTTTATAAAGGGTTTAGAACTCTCTGGGGTCCTCAGCATCAAAGCTTAGACCAACATGCATTAACAATCTGGCTTGACAGGACCTCAG GTAGTGGGTTCAAGTCAGTTCGTCCATTTAGATCCGGCTACTTTGGTACCTCCATTAAACTTCAAACTGGTTACACAGCAGGAGTTATAACAGCTTTCTAT CTTTCAAACAGTGAAGCTCATCCGGGGTACCATGACGAAGTCGACATTGAGTTTCTGGGAACTACATTTGGGAAGCCTTACACTTTACAAACAAATGTTTACATCAGAGGAAGTGGGGATGGAAAAATCATTGGCAGAGAGATGAAGTTTCATTTGTGGTTTGATCCCACTAAGGCTTTTCATCACTATGCTATATTGTGGAGCCCAAAGGAGATCAT ATTTTTGGTGGATGATGTGCCCATAAGGAGGTATCCTAGGAAAAGTGTAGCAACCTTTCCCTTGAGGCCAATGTGGGTGTATGGCTCAATATGGGATGCCTCATCTTGGGCAACTGAAGATGGGAAATACAAAGCAGATTACAGATATCAACCATTTGTTGCAAAGTATACCAATTTCAAAGCCGGCGGTTGCAGCGCCTATTCTCCCGCCTGGTGCCGCCCGGTATCTGCCTCCCCGTTCCGGTCGGGCGGGCTGACGCAACAGCAGTACAGGGTCATGAGGTGGGTTCAAACCAACCATTTGGTATATGACTATTGCAAGGACTACAAGAGGGACCATTCTCTAACACCTGAGTGTTGGCGCTAA
- the LOC18769463 gene encoding uncharacterized protein LOC18769463: METNGSNSNFQEKQPSDASNIVGREKRTEKEVFINHAEIAWHERRREWVGDESQKLRRAPREPIMSWTTTYEDLLLSTEPFQESIPLAEMVDFLVDIWHEEGLYD; the protein is encoded by the exons ATGGAAACTAATGGTAGCAATTCTAATTTCCAAGAAAAGCAACCTTCAGATGCTTCAAATATTGTTGGTAGGGAGAAGCGTACTGAGAAAGAAGTCTTTATTAATCATG CTGAgatagcttggcatgagaggagAAGAGAATGGGTTGGTGATGAGTCTCAGAAATTGAGAAGAGCGCCAAGAGAACCAATTATGAG CTGGACCACAACGTATGAGGATCTTCTTTTATCTACTGAACCGTTTCAGGAGTCCATACCTTTAGCT GAGATGGTGGATTTTTTAGTTGACATCTGGCATGAAGAAGGCCTTTATGACTAA